One stretch of Halobacillus litoralis DNA includes these proteins:
- a CDS encoding aspartate/glutamate racemase family protein, whose amino-acid sequence MIKLSAYSGGMGPEATAECYMKIIRATNASKDQEHYRVIIDSNAKIPDRTEAISGKGENPVPEMVHAAKNLEKLDVDVACIPCMTAHYFIEEVQKFVSFPLLNAFLELKKFIQDHYPTVQKIGVLATTGTLETGLFKKYFDHLEVINPTPYTQNDKVMRAIYGENGIKSGNTDGEPLQLLKDASQELLDNGAELIISGCTEIGLVLKPYHLPVPLIDPMEVVANVVVKETVYQKS is encoded by the coding sequence ATGATAAAATTATCGGCATACTCGGGGGGAATGGGACCTGAGGCAACCGCCGAATGTTATATGAAGATTATACGAGCGACGAATGCAAGCAAAGATCAAGAGCATTACCGAGTCATCATAGACAGCAATGCGAAGATCCCCGACCGTACCGAAGCTATTTCAGGAAAAGGGGAAAACCCGGTTCCTGAAATGGTCCACGCAGCTAAAAATTTAGAAAAGCTTGACGTGGATGTGGCGTGTATACCTTGCATGACCGCCCACTATTTCATTGAAGAGGTTCAAAAGTTTGTGTCGTTCCCATTATTAAATGCTTTCTTGGAATTGAAGAAGTTTATTCAGGACCATTATCCAACCGTCCAAAAAATCGGAGTGCTTGCCACTACCGGAACTTTGGAAACCGGACTCTTCAAAAAGTATTTCGATCACTTGGAAGTGATCAATCCCACACCATACACACAAAATGATAAAGTCATGCGAGCCATTTATGGTGAAAACGGGATTAAAAGCGGGAACACAGATGGAGAACCCCTTCAACTACTGAAAGACGCTTCCCAGGAACTTTTGGATAATGGTGCAGAATTGATTATTTCAGGCTGTACAGAGATTGGTCTTGTGTTGAAGCCCTATCACCTACCCGTTCCTCTGATCGACCCTATGGAAGTCGTCGCCAACGTTGTCGTAAAAGAAACGGTTTATCAAAAGTCATGA
- the ftsX gene encoding permease-like cell division protein FtsX translates to MKFKTFGRHGKEGVKSLARNRWMSIASISAVTVTLLLVGVFATLLLNLNDIGTQIEEDVEVRVFIDRTAENQSREDLKNQIEEVSAVSSVEFQSKEEGLDRLIDSLGDDGEVFESLKDENPLNDVYIVKTENPEDTIPVAQIIEDFNSVAKVEYAKETVQRLFNVMDVARNVGYAVIAGLLFTAMFLIANTIRITIVARKREIEIMKMVGATNWFIRWPFLFEGLLIGILGSLVPIALVVFGYDYLYTEVTTRYPTLFIELLPVYPFVLKVSALLILMGVVIGLWGSFTSIRKYLRV, encoded by the coding sequence ATGAAATTTAAGACATTTGGTCGCCACGGAAAAGAGGGAGTCAAAAGCTTAGCTAGAAACAGGTGGATGTCCATAGCTTCTATTTCAGCTGTGACTGTAACCTTGTTGCTGGTGGGAGTTTTTGCCACATTGTTATTGAATCTAAACGACATTGGTACACAGATCGAAGAAGACGTAGAAGTTCGCGTCTTTATAGATAGAACGGCTGAAAATCAAAGCCGTGAAGATTTAAAGAATCAAATTGAAGAAGTATCGGCTGTTTCTTCTGTAGAGTTTCAATCCAAGGAAGAAGGATTGGATCGCTTGATCGATAGTCTTGGCGATGATGGAGAGGTATTTGAATCCTTGAAGGATGAAAACCCTTTGAATGATGTGTACATCGTCAAAACAGAAAACCCTGAAGATACAATCCCGGTTGCACAGATTATTGAAGATTTTAATAGCGTAGCAAAAGTTGAATATGCCAAAGAAACAGTGCAACGTCTTTTCAATGTCATGGATGTGGCTCGTAATGTAGGTTATGCGGTTATCGCCGGGCTTCTATTCACGGCTATGTTCCTGATTGCGAATACGATTCGAATTACGATCGTTGCTCGTAAGAGAGAGATTGAAATTATGAAAATGGTCGGAGCGACAAACTGGTTTATTCGCTGGCCATTTCTTTTCGAAGGCTTGTTAATTGGTATTCTTGGTTCACTTGTACCCATTGCACTCGTTGTATTCGGGTATGATTATCTTTACACAGAAGTGACCACAAGATACCCTACATTGTTTATTGAATTGCTGCCCGTTTACCCATTCGTCTTAAAAGTATCCGCATTGCTGATCTTAATGGGGGTCGTCATTGGTTTATGGGGAAGTTTCACGTCTATTCGTAAGTATTTGAGAGTTTAA
- a CDS encoding murein hydrolase activator EnvC family protein: MKLRVLVAALTVSLILSGFPLYSQTVNAETNQDKLEENRSKQSEKEKEKQEKQKEIEELQEQQEAVNAEIAQLDKQVMEAMDKIETKEKEIAKTRENIEQLKADIAELEKRIAERDELLKDRVKSMHQNGGAIDYLDVLMGAESFGNFLERVMSLNTIATQDKEILEQHKADKEEVEKKKAQVEEELASLEDKLQELEALKQELDQKKEEKNELMENLEQKEELAHNHVMDIKEEQDTLAAQEAAIQKEIERERERQRKAEEEARKRAAEKAAAEKKATASNTSSNDSSSSSSSSSSSSSSNESSSSNSGAYFSWPASAPATSEFDRNRIHPITGEPKLHSGIDLAAGGTIPIHAAADGTVIRANYSSSYGNVVMISHRINGQTFTTVYAHMRSTPAVSAGQSVSRGQFLGNMGTTGASTGQHLHFEIHEGSWNGARSNSVNPRKYLP; this comes from the coding sequence TTGAAGTTGAGAGTTTTAGTTGCCGCTCTGACCGTCAGTCTTATTCTATCCGGTTTTCCACTCTATTCCCAAACAGTCAACGCAGAAACGAATCAGGATAAATTAGAGGAGAACCGTTCCAAGCAGTCTGAAAAAGAAAAAGAAAAACAAGAAAAACAGAAAGAAATTGAAGAGCTTCAAGAACAACAGGAAGCAGTAAACGCTGAAATCGCACAGTTGGACAAGCAAGTGATGGAAGCGATGGACAAGATCGAAACGAAAGAAAAAGAAATTGCAAAAACAAGAGAAAACATCGAGCAATTAAAAGCGGACATTGCTGAACTTGAAAAAAGAATTGCCGAACGAGATGAACTTTTAAAGGACCGCGTTAAATCCATGCACCAAAACGGTGGAGCGATTGATTACCTGGATGTTCTTATGGGTGCGGAAAGCTTCGGGAACTTCTTAGAGCGTGTCATGAGTTTGAATACGATCGCTACACAGGATAAAGAAATCTTGGAGCAGCATAAAGCTGATAAAGAAGAAGTAGAAAAGAAAAAAGCTCAGGTTGAAGAAGAACTAGCATCTCTTGAGGATAAACTGCAAGAATTAGAAGCTTTGAAACAAGAACTCGATCAGAAAAAAGAAGAGAAAAACGAATTGATGGAGAATCTTGAACAGAAAGAAGAGCTTGCGCACAATCACGTGATGGACATTAAAGAAGAACAGGATACTCTTGCTGCGCAAGAAGCTGCCATTCAGAAGGAAATTGAACGTGAACGTGAAAGACAGCGTAAAGCAGAAGAAGAAGCTAGAAAGAGAGCAGCTGAAAAAGCGGCGGCTGAAAAGAAAGCAACGGCTTCAAACACAAGCAGCAATGATTCCAGCTCAAGTTCAAGCTCAAGCTCAAGCTCAAGCTCGTCCAATGAGTCATCTTCTTCTAATAGTGGAGCATACTTCAGTTGGCCTGCAAGTGCACCTGCTACATCAGAATTTGACCGAAACCGTATCCATCCTATTACAGGAGAACCAAAGTTGCACTCAGGAATTGATTTGGCTGCCGGGGGCACTATTCCGATTCATGCAGCAGCTGACGGAACAGTGATCCGTGCCAATTACTCATCAAGCTACGGGAATGTGGTTATGATCTCTCACCGTATCAATGGCCAAACATTCACGACAGTATATGCTCATATGAGAAGTACGCCTGCCGTCTCTGCAGGACAGTCTGTATCTAGAGGCCAGTTCCTTGGAAACATGGGGACCACAGGGGCGTCTACAGGACAGCACCTTCACTTTGAAATCCATGAAGGAAGCTGGAACGGAGCACGTTCAAACTCTGTAAACCCACGTAAATACTTGCCATAA